Within the Mycobacterium gordonae genome, the region TGCGGATTCGCTATTCGTGAGCCGGCGTACGGCTACCCCGAAAGCCCCTGCGGTTGAACGCTGATCCTGACCGCTCGGCGCGTGGGCAACGGACATCCAGCGCCTCGCCAAGGGATCGCGAAGCAGCTGAATTGGTTTGCATGACAACATCATTCGGTGTTGGAATTGTAGGTGTCAAGGCGGTTAGGGATATCAATAACCGGTGGTGAATTCGATGCCGTCTCGCCGTCTCACGGCGACTCTGCGACCAGTGATTTTGCGGGCAGGTGGGCTCGACGACGTCTCATTGCGAGACATATTGATCGACAGGCTTCAAGGGCCCGGGATTGGTGCCGGCGACACGACCGCGACGCTATACAACTGCCCTGACTGGCATTCGAGCGGGGTCGTGATATTTGATCACAAATGGCGCCGCCGCGGGGGTTCGAGTCGTTACTATCGGTCGCGTGGATTGGCTGGCCGGAGATCGGCATCACAACGCGCGAGAGCGAATCTATGACGCCGCGGGCGCTCTGGTCGAGTCGCGGGGCTTCGACCGGCTCAGCATCGACCTCATTGCGCGCAATGTCGGGTGTTCGCGGGCCACGGTGTATCGGCACACCGGTGGCATCGAGGCCATCCGGGACGCACTTCTGATCCGGGCGACGACGCAGGTCGCGGAAATGGTCGCGGAATCGGTCGAATCCATTCCGGCAGAAGAGCGAATGGTCGCCGCGATCCTGATGTCGCTCAAGGTACTTCGTGCGCATCCGCTGTTCGCGGCGGTGGGTGCGGCCACGGCGACGGCCCGCCTCATCGAGCAGACGCTGATCGGGTCGCCGCGCATCCCGGCGGCGGCCGCCACCATCGCCGGGCTTCCTGGTGATGACCCCCTGGCAGCGCTGTGGATGGTGAGAGTGGTGCTCGGTCTGTTGTACTGGCCGGTCACCGAGATCGAGGGTGGGGAAGAGGCGATCGTGCGCCGGTTCGTCGCTCCGGTGTTCGGCTGACCGGATCTCGCGCAGGGAACGCGGGTACGGTCGCAAGGGTGGCTGCTCACGTATCCGAAAGTTTCACACTCGGCAGTGACCTGACGGTTAATCGACTCGGCTTCGGCGCGATGCGCCTGACGGGTGCGGGCGTGTGGGGCCCGCCCGCCGACCGCGACGAGTGCGTGCGGGTGCTGCGGCGCGCAGTTGAGCTGGGTGTGAATTTCATCGACACCGCGGATTCGTACGGCCCCTACGTTTCCGAGGAGATCATCCACGAAGCGCTGCACCCGTACAGCGGGCTGGTGATCGCCACCAAGGCCGGCTTATTGCGCACCGGTCCGAATGTGTGGATCCCCCTTGGCAATCCGAGCTATCTGCGCCAGGAATGCGAGATGAGCCTGCGGCGTCTCGGCGTCGAGACCATCGACCTCTACCAGTTGCACCGCATCGACCCGAACTTTGCGCTGGCCGACCAACTCGGGGAGTTGGTCAGGTTGCAGGGCGAAGGCAAGATCCGCCACATCGGTCTGTCCGAGATCGACGTGGATCAACTCAATGCCGCGCGCGAGATTGCGCCGATCGTGTCGGTGCAGAACATGTACAACCTGACGTCGCGCAAGGCCGATCCCCTGCTGGACGCGGCGACCGCCCAGGGCATCGGCTTCATTCCGTGGTTCCCGTTGGCGTCGGGCCCGCTGGCGGCGCCGGACGGGCCGTTGCAGAAGATCGCCGCCGCGCACGGGGCGACGCCCTCGCAGCTGGCCCTGGCGTGGTTGCTCAAGCGGGCGCCGGTGATGCTGCCGATCCCGGGCACTTCGCGGGTGGCGCATCTGGAAGAGAACGTCGCCGCCGCCGAGATCACGCTCAGCGATGAGGAATTCGACGCATTGTCGGCGGCGGGTGCCGCACAAAGCAATTGAATTTAATTGCATCGACTCGATGTGCTTGATTCGTTTTCACTCCGAAACGTGAACAGATCCATGTGGCGCAGCGCACAATACCTCTGCCCGAATTCGGGAACAGGGCGTGATTGGAGGCTGCCGTGTCGTTTCTCATTGCCGCTCCGCAGGTGTTGGATACCGCCGCAACGGATCTCGCACGCATCCGTTCGGCGCTGAGTGCCGCCAACGCGATAGCTTTCACCCCGACCGCCGAGGTGTTGGCGGCCGGGGCCGACGAGGTCTCGACGGCAATTGCGGCCGTGTTCGGCGTGCATGCGCACGCCTATCAAGCCATTAGTGCGCAAGGGGCCGCATTTCATGCTCAGTTCGTGCAGGCTCTCAATGCCGGCGCCCTGGCCTACGCAAGTGCCGAGGCCGCCAGCATCGACCAACTCGTCCTCGGCGCGGTGAACGCACCAACCCAGGCACTACTGGGGCGACCGTTGATCGGCGACGGGGCTGATGGCGCACCGGGCCGTAACGGCGGCGCCGGAGGATTGCTATACGGCAACGGCGGACGTGGAGGTGCCGGACTGCCCGGCCAGGTGGGCGGCAACGGCGGTGCGGCGGGCCTGATCGGAACTGGCGGTGCCGGCGGCCAGGGCGGAGCCGGTGCGGTAGGCGGCAACGGCGGCAGCGGCGGATGGCTGTTCGGCAACGGCGGCGCCGGCGGGCAGGGAGGCGCCGCTCTCGCCGGCATCAATGGCGGCAATCCCGGCCAGGGCGGTCACGGTGGCAATGCCCTGTTGTTCGGCGACGGCGGTGCAGGCGGGCAGGGTGGTACCGGGCTGGCGGGGGCCACCGGGGTGAATCCGCTAGTCGGCGGTGCAACCGCTACGGGGGTGCCGGGCTTAAGCGATTCTGTGAGCGGCAGCGCTCGTGGCACCTCCGGCGCCACCGGCGGTGACGGCGGCCTCAGCTCCACCGGCGGCGTCGGAGGAAAAGGTGGCAGTGCGCACTCCCTCACGAATTTCGCGCTTGCCGGCAACGGCGGCACTGGTGGCGCGGGTGGTAACGGCGGCGCCGGCGGTGACGGCGGAACAGCCTTCGGCGGCAACGGTAGTGCCATCGGCGGCCTCGGTGGAGATGGAGCCAGCGCCCAAGCGCTCGGCGGGTTCGGGGGTGCCGGTGGCAACGGCGGTAATGCCGACAGCGTCGGAGCCGGTGGTTTTGCCGGAGCCGGCGGTAGCGGGGGTGCCGGTGGCGCCGGCAGCGCAGGTGGTGCCGGCGGCGCTGGTGGTGCCGGCGGCGACGGTGGCCACGGCGGGATGTTCGTTGGTCAGGGCGGCCGCGGGGGCACCGGCGGCCAGGGCGGCAGCGGGGGAGCCGGCGCGGCGGGCGGTGACGGTGGCGACGCGGGCGCCGGCGGGAAGGCGACGGCCGTCGGTGGCAGTACCGGCGCGAACGGAGCCAATGGCGGTAACGGCGGCGACGGCGGCACCGGCGGCATGGGAGGCACCGGCGGATCCGGCGGTCGAGGCGGCAACGGCGGTGCCGGTGGATTCCTGGTGGGCAACGGCGGTGCGGGCGGAACCGCGGGCGTCGGTGGCGTCGGCGGCGTCGGTGGCGGCGGTGGGGCGGGCGGGTTCGGTGGTAGCGGCGGTGGCGCCACCGGGACCGTCGTCTCCGGCGCCGGCGGTTCCGGAGGTGGCGGTGGTGATGGGGGAACCGGCGGTACCGGGGGCACCGGAGGCGGCAGCAGCCTCGGGGGCCTCGGCGGTGCGGGCGGTGTGCTGTTCGGCGAAGCGGGCGTGAACGGTAGTGCTGGTCAGGGTGGTCTTGGGGGCGGCGGTGGTGTTGGCGGTGCGTCAGGGAAGGGTGGGTCTAAGGGGTTCGGTTCGTCGTCGAATGGCGCCATCGGCGCGAACGGCGACGTCGGTGACGACGGAGCACCCGGCCAACACGGCTAGCTGGTGTGTGGCTTCGAATGGGGCCTGCAGGGCCTCGGAGTGCCGTGCCGTGTAAGGGGCCTTGTTCCCTATCCGCGTTGACACCCGCGCTGACCGATCGGATGTCGACCGTTCGTGTTTATCCAACCCCTACTCACATTTGCGGGAGGTTCTCGTGTCCTATGTAGTTGCAATGCCGGAGTTGTTGTCTGCGGCGGCATCGGATGTGGACCGAATCGGTCATGCTCTGGCCGGTGCCGGCGCGGCTGCGGTAGGCCCGACCACCTCGGTACTGGCTGCCGGTGCCGACGAGGTATCGGCAGCTATCGCAGACCTGTTTGGTGGGTACGCGCGGGCGTATCAATCCGTCAGCACGCAGGCGGCGACTTTTCATGCGCACTTTGTGCAGGCACTGACCGTCGGGGCCGGCACCTACGCGGGTGCCGAGGCCGCCAACGCTTCGCCGTTACAGGTCGTGGAGCAGCAGATACTCGGAGTGGTCAACGCGCCGACCCAGGCATTGCTCGGGCGACCGCTGATCGGCGACGGAACTAACGGCGGACCGGGGCAGAATGGCGGCGCAGGCGGTTTGCTGTTCGGTAACGGCGGCCGTGGCGGCGACGGCCTGCCAGGTCAGGTGGGTGGCAATGGGGGACCCGCGGGCCTGCTAGGCAACGGTGGCGCGGGCGGCACTGGTGGCGCCGGTGCGGCGGGTGGTTCGGGTGGCACCGGTGGACTGCTGTTCGGTAACGGCGGTGCGGGCGGAACCGGCGGGGCCGCGACGGCGGGTGTCAAGGGCGGTCTTGCCGGCCACGGCGGCAGCGGTGGCAACGCCTTCTTGTTCGGCGACGGGGGCGTGGGCGGTCAGGGCGGCACCGGCCTTACCGGGGCGACCGGCACCAACCCGACGATCAGCGGGACCGGCGCCACCGGCACCACCGGGACCGTCGCCATCTCGCAAGGAGTCAATGGCAATCTGACCGGCGGTCCTGGCGGGGACGGCGGAGACACCGGGCTGGGGTCCACCGGCGGCACCGGCGGCGACGGCGGTTTCGCCGGAATTTTCGGTGACGCACTGGGGAACGCTTCTGCCGGTAATGGCGGCATAGGAGGCAGCGGTGGAAATGGCGGAACCGGCGGCTTCGGTGGGGTTGCAATTGCCGGTGCTGGTACCGCTCAAGGGGGTGCGGGCGGCAACGGGAACATCGGCAGTGCGCCCGGTGGTGCCGGCGGTGCCGGTGGTGCCGGGGGTGCTTCGATCAGCAACTCTGGTTCGTCCCAAGCATTAGGCGGTGGCGGAGGCCAGGGTGGCGGCGGTGGCACCGGGGCATCAGGCGGCACGGGTGGAGTCGGCGGCACGGGTGGTAACGGTGGTGCCGGCGGTTTGCTGATCGGCAACGGCGGCGCCGGCGGTCAGGGTGGTGCGGGCGGCGTCGGTGGAACAGGAGCAGTCGGAGGATCCGCCGGTGTGGGCGGCGACGGCGGATCCGGCGGTGCCGGCGCAGGTAACGGCATCGGAGGTACGGGTGGTGCCGGCGGCGGGGGAGGCGTCGGCGGCACCGGCGGGCTCGGCGGAATCGGCGGTGACGGCGGCAACGGCGGGCGTGGCGGACTGCTGATCGGCGACGGCGGTGTTGGCGGCAATGCCGGTGTTGGTGGGTTGGGCGGCACTGGCGGCGTCGGCGGTTCGGGTGGGGCGGGCGGCGCTGGGGGCAGTGGTTCGGGCATCTTCAATGGTGAGGGCGGCCCGGGCGGCGCGGGTGGAGACGGCGGTACCGGAGGCACCGGAGGCGACGGTGGTGGCAGCGGGGGTGGGGGCATCGGTGGTTCGGCGGGCATGTTGTTCGGTCACACGGGTACCAACGGTGCGGCCAGTGGCGGTGGCGCAGGTGGGCAGGGTGGCGCTGGGGGTGCGCTCGCCGCCGGAGGCAAGGGTGGATTCGGGTTATCCGGTGTCGGCGTTGACGGCGCCGCTGGAAAGGCTGGTGGGCAGGGCGCCTCTGGCCAACCCGGCTAGCCGGCAGCCGGGTCGGGGTCGAATACGGTGTCCTGGTGACACAAGACCGGGCCCCGCACTCCGGCGGGGGTTTCAACCCGCCCGAACCGACCGACAAGGGTGGCCCGGACTACCACCGCTTCATTGAGGCGGTGCGCAAGCTGCAGGATCATGCCCGCGCCGTCGACGCCCCCGATGCGGTGATCACCGAAGCCGCTGACCGGCTCGAAGAACTCTCGGCGCTGCTGGCGCCGTTCGACGCCGACGAGTGGCAATCGCCGTCCGGTCGCCGGATGGACCTGCCGATGCGCGGGAATGTCCTGACCATACCCATGAACGCGCGCCAGACGGATGACGGCCGGATCGAGGGCTGGGCGCGGTTCGCCCGGTTCCACCTCGGGCGCAACGGCGCCGTGCACGGCGGGTCGCTCGGCATGCTCTTCGACACGGTGCTCGGGCTGACGGCGTCGGTGCTCACCGGTAGTCGCCGCCAGCGCACGGCCTACCTCAAGATCAACT harbors:
- a CDS encoding PE family protein, with translation MSYVVAMPELLSAAASDVDRIGHALAGAGAAAVGPTTSVLAAGADEVSAAIADLFGGYARAYQSVSTQAATFHAHFVQALTVGAGTYAGAEAANASPLQVVEQQILGVVNAPTQALLGRPLIGDGTNGGPGQNGGAGGLLFGNGGRGGDGLPGQVGGNGGPAGLLGNGGAGGTGGAGAAGGSGGTGGLLFGNGGAGGTGGAATAGVKGGLAGHGGSGGNAFLFGDGGVGGQGGTGLTGATGTNPTISGTGATGTTGTVAISQGVNGNLTGGPGGDGGDTGLGSTGGTGGDGGFAGIFGDALGNASAGNGGIGGSGGNGGTGGFGGVAIAGAGTAQGGAGGNGNIGSAPGGAGGAGGAGGASISNSGSSQALGGGGGQGGGGGTGASGGTGGVGGTGGNGGAGGLLIGNGGAGGQGGAGGVGGTGAVGGSAGVGGDGGSGGAGAGNGIGGTGGAGGGGGVGGTGGLGGIGGDGGNGGRGGLLIGDGGVGGNAGVGGLGGTGGVGGSGGAGGAGGSGSGIFNGEGGPGGAGGDGGTGGTGGDGGGSGGGGIGGSAGMLFGHTGTNGAASGGGAGGQGGAGGALAAGGKGGFGLSGVGVDGAAGKAGGQGASGQPG
- a CDS encoding TetR/AcrR family transcriptional regulator is translated as MDWLAGDRHHNARERIYDAAGALVESRGFDRLSIDLIARNVGCSRATVYRHTGGIEAIRDALLIRATTQVAEMVAESVESIPAEERMVAAILMSLKVLRAHPLFAAVGAATATARLIEQTLIGSPRIPAAAATIAGLPGDDPLAALWMVRVVLGLLYWPVTEIEGGEEAIVRRFVAPVFG
- a CDS encoding PaaI family thioesterase — its product is MTQDRAPHSGGGFNPPEPTDKGGPDYHRFIEAVRKLQDHARAVDAPDAVITEAADRLEELSALLAPFDADEWQSPSGRRMDLPMRGNVLTIPMNARQTDDGRIEGWARFARFHLGRNGAVHGGSLGMLFDTVLGLTASVLTGSRRQRTAYLKINYRNIVPIEKELQFDAGVDSEDGRKIFVSGRLRDGDTLLTEADALFVRLKPGQP
- a CDS encoding PE family protein, translated to MSFLIAAPQVLDTAATDLARIRSALSAANAIAFTPTAEVLAAGADEVSTAIAAVFGVHAHAYQAISAQGAAFHAQFVQALNAGALAYASAEAASIDQLVLGAVNAPTQALLGRPLIGDGADGAPGRNGGAGGLLYGNGGRGGAGLPGQVGGNGGAAGLIGTGGAGGQGGAGAVGGNGGSGGWLFGNGGAGGQGGAALAGINGGNPGQGGHGGNALLFGDGGAGGQGGTGLAGATGVNPLVGGATATGVPGLSDSVSGSARGTSGATGGDGGLSSTGGVGGKGGSAHSLTNFALAGNGGTGGAGGNGGAGGDGGTAFGGNGSAIGGLGGDGASAQALGGFGGAGGNGGNADSVGAGGFAGAGGSGGAGGAGSAGGAGGAGGAGGDGGHGGMFVGQGGRGGTGGQGGSGGAGAAGGDGGDAGAGGKATAVGGSTGANGANGGNGGDGGTGGMGGTGGSGGRGGNGGAGGFLVGNGGAGGTAGVGGVGGVGGGGGAGGFGGSGGGATGTVVSGAGGSGGGGGDGGTGGTGGTGGGSSLGGLGGAGGVLFGEAGVNGSAGQGGLGGGGGVGGASGKGGSKGFGSSSNGAIGANGDVGDDGAPGQHG
- a CDS encoding aldo/keto reductase, which translates into the protein MAAHVSESFTLGSDLTVNRLGFGAMRLTGAGVWGPPADRDECVRVLRRAVELGVNFIDTADSYGPYVSEEIIHEALHPYSGLVIATKAGLLRTGPNVWIPLGNPSYLRQECEMSLRRLGVETIDLYQLHRIDPNFALADQLGELVRLQGEGKIRHIGLSEIDVDQLNAAREIAPIVSVQNMYNLTSRKADPLLDAATAQGIGFIPWFPLASGPLAAPDGPLQKIAAAHGATPSQLALAWLLKRAPVMLPIPGTSRVAHLEENVAAAEITLSDEEFDALSAAGAAQSN